One window from the genome of Eucalyptus grandis isolate ANBG69807.140 chromosome 7, ASM1654582v1, whole genome shotgun sequence encodes:
- the LOC120295849 gene encoding uncharacterized protein LOC120295849, giving the protein MPSLVEQFLKLKPPKFTGAGDPEAIALWIQGLEKAFALFMCSETEKVVLAVYQLEGVASTWWRTTQGAIFPEGVALEWNAFVEAFNGKYFSETAKEMKMVEFQRLRQCSMTVDQYEAKFAELSQYAPELVENPTNQGRRFRDGLRPELRSPLILLNLRNYNDLYERAQMIERDQNDRAASYGSRFSSHRDNIRQGKRPMFGNRF; this is encoded by the coding sequence ATGCCTAGTTTAGtggaacagtttttgaaattgaagccaCCGAAGTTTACTGGGGCGGGAGACCCCGAAGCTATTGCTCTATGGATTCAAGGACTAGAGAAAGCCTTTGCTCTATTTATGTGCTCTGAGACTGAGAAAGTGGTCCTGGCAGTTTACCAACTAGAAGGAGTTGCGAGTACTTGGTGGAGAACCACTCAAGGAGCAATATTTCCCGAAGGTGTAGCCCTAGAATGGAACGCCTTTGTTGAGGCCTTCAACGGGAAATACTTTTCAGAGACTGCTAAAGAGATGAAGATGGTTGAGTTTCAGCGCCTTCGCCAATGCTCTATGACTGTGGATCAATATGAGGCAAAGTTTGCTGAACTGTCGCAATATGCCCCTGAATTAGTTGAGAATCCAACAAACCAAGGGAGAAGATTCAGAGATGGACTCAGGCCAGAGTTAAGGAGCCCATTAATTTTGCTGAATCTGAGAAATTATAATGACCTTTATGAGAGGGCTCAGATGATTGAAAGAGACCAGAACGATAGAGCCGCCTCATATGGATCGAGGTTTAGCTCTCATAGAGACAACATTCGCCAAGGAAAGAGGCCGATGTTTGGAAATAGATTCTAA
- the LOC120295850 gene encoding receptor kinase-like protein Xa21, whose protein sequence is MGISSLSICLDLSRNNLTGAIPEEVGKLQNLGELHLDRNRLSQQIPSSIGSCISMERLYVQDNFFGGPIPSIMSSMRGLQVLNVSNNQLSGQIPKFLESLNLTNLSLSYKNLEGALPTGGVFRSAISTSVVGNKKLCGGLPDFQLPKCYYKESKRTRISGIAKILISIVSALVGVACILSLLYFFWFRHNKNASASSSSEDGILHVSYHDLLKATGGFSSTNLLGVGSFGSVYKGLLNQTQLVVAIKILNLTCDGASKSFIAECEVLRRIRHRNLVKVLTACSGFDFNGNDFKALVYKFMSNGSLDEWLHSTASQYTERNKLSLLERVNIAIDVACALDYLHHHYEMPIVHCDLKPSNVLLDDEMNGHVGDFGLARFLPEATHKLLANQSSFVEVKGSFGYIALGNEAYLGSFSLFL, encoded by the coding sequence ATGGGCATCTCATCTTTGTCGATTTGCCTTGACTTGTCTCGAAATAATCTTACTGGCGCCATTCCAGAAGaagttggaaaattgcaaaatcttGGTGAACTACATCTTGACAGGAACAGATTATCTCAACAGATTCCAAGCAGTATAGGTAGTTGTATAAGCATGGAACGCCTATATGTACAGGATAACTTCTTTGGAGGGCCCATACCATCCATTATGAGTTCCATGAGAGGCCTTCAGGTTTTGAATGTTTCCAACAACCAATTGTCTGGCCAAATCCCGAAATTTCTGGAGTCGCTAAATTTGACGAATTTGAGCCTATCTTACAAAAATTTAGAGGGTGCATTGCCTACAGGAGGAGTTTTCAGAAGTGCCATTTCAACTTCGGTCGTTGGAAACAAGAAGCTTTGCGGGGGTCTCCCAGATTTTCAACTACCCAAATGCTACTACAAAGAGTCAAAACGGACGAGAATAAGCGGAATTGCAAAAATTCTTATATCTATAGTCTCTGCTCTTGTTGGAGTAGCCTGCATACTGTCTTTGTTATACTTCTTCTGGTTTAGACACAATAAGAATGCATCAGCTTCAAGTTCTTCTGAAGATGGGATTTTGCATGTTTCTTATCACGATCTATTAAAAGCGACAGGTGGATTCTCCTCCACCAATTTGCTTGGTGTGGGCAGTTTTGGGTCCGTGTACAAAGGGCTGCTTAATCAAACTCAGTTGGTTGTGGCCATCAAGATTCTCAACCTTACATGTGATGGAGCTTCCAAGAGCTTCATAGCCGAGTGCGAGGTCTTGAGAAGAATCCGACACCGTAATCTCGTGAAGGTACTCACGGCATGTTCTGGGTTTGATTTTAATGGAAATGATTTCAAGGCACTTGTCTACAAATTCATGTCAAACGGAAGCTTGGATGAGTGGCTGCACTCAACTGCATCACAATATACGGAGAGAAACAAGTTGAGTCTACTTGAGAGAGTGAATATTGCAATCGATGTTGCTTGTGCACTAGATTATCTCCATCATCACTATGAAATGCCAATAGttcattgtgatctaaagccaAGTAATGTCCTTCTTGACGATGAAATGAATGGACATGTAGGCGATTTTGGGCTTGCCAGGTTCCTTCCAGAAGCAACACATAAGTTGCTAGCAAATCAATCGAGCTTTGTCGAAGTAAAGGGATCTTTTGGCTACATAGCTCTAGGTAATGAAGCATACCTTGGGTCATTCAGCTTGTTTCTTTGA